The Desulfonatronum thiodismutans nucleotide sequence CCAGGGGCGGAATATTGGCGAAAGTGGGGGTGCGGATGCGCAGACGTTCCAGGTATTTCGTGCCATTGCCCTTGATGTAGTAGTACAGCTCGCCCCGCGGCTGTTCGACCCGGGCCACTCCTTCACCTTCAGGATTGCCCTTCACCTTGACGTTGATGGGGCCCTCGGGAAGCTTGTGCAAAGCCTGTCGGACAAGGTCGATGGACTGATGAGTCTCCCGATACCGAACTTTGCCTCGGGCATAGCTGTCGCCCTCGTACTCGACAATGGGCTCGAATTCCAGGTCGCCGAACGCCGCGAACTTCAACTGTCGCATATCCTGGGCAACGCCGCTTCCGCGCAGAGTCGGTCCGGCGGCACCCAATTCATAGGCCTGTTCCTTGGTCAGGACCCCTATGCCCACGGTTCTGGCCTTGACCGTATAGTCGTCGAGAATCGTGGATTCCAAGGCCTTGAGTTCGCTTTCCACGAGTTCCAGCTCGGAAAGAATCCAGCGAATCTGTTCCGGGGAAAGATCGTTTCTGACCCCACCCATCACGTTCACAGCCACGATGACCCGGTTGCCGGTGGTGGCTTCATTGATGTCCATGACCCGCTCACGAATCTTCCAGAGCTGATAGAACAGCGCCTCGAAGCCGAAAGCGTCGGCGAAAAGACCCAGCCACAACAGGTGCGAGTGAACACGGTGCAGTTCCGACCAGATCACGCGCAGATACTTGGCCCTGGGCGGAACCTCGATCTTCATCATCTCTTCCAGGCACTGGCAGTAGCACATGGCATGAATTTTCGAGCAAATTCCACACACACGCTCCACGACCTGGATCATGTGGTGGTAGTCCCGGATATCACAAAGCTTTTCCAGCCCGCGATGCACGTAGCCCAAGGCCGGCACGGCCTGGGTCACGATCTCGTCCTCCACTGTCAGGGACAGATGGATGGGTTCCGGGAGGACGGGGTGTTGCGGACCAAAAGGGATAATGGTCTTGGCCATAAAGTCTCCTAAGGTAATTACCAGCGATAAGGATGATTACTGGGCTTCCGATTCTTTACGAATCACGCTGTATTTGCAGAAGGGGGTTCGAGCGACTTCTTTCTCCAGGTACAGATAGTTTTCAAAATTCAGCACAAGCCCTTCAAAGCAGATGCCGAACTGGTCCTGGATTTCGTTTTCCACGAGAAAGGCCGCGAACAGAATGTCGGAGATGGACAGCGCGGGCTGAGCCTTGGGCTGTTTGAGACGATAGTGGACCATCTCCAGATCGCGGTCAAAAGCGTAGATCAGGTCGACGTGATCCTCGTCCAGGTCGACGCAGGTCATGGTCACGAAACGATATCCGTCAGCCTTCAGCTTGAGCACCTCGCCTTTCAGAGCGTCGCCGGCAATATCGGTCGCCGGAAGGATACCGACGATTTTTTCTTTGTCTTTGGTTTGAGCTTCAGCCATATTCCAACTCCTTACGACTTGGCGGCGAACAATTCCAGCGCTTTGACCACGCCGTCGATGATCGCTTCAGGTTTGGCCGGACAGCCTGGGACGTAGACATCCACCGGAATGACTTTGTCCACGCCGCCGACAACGTTCGGCGCTTCACGCATCACCCCGCCGGTCAGACCGCAGGCCCCGATGGCAATGACGGCCCGGGGCTTGGGCATCTGATCGTAGAGGTTTTTGAGCACCTTTTTGTTGCGGTGATTCACCGTGCCGGTAACCAGCAACACGTCCGCGTGCTTGGGGTTGCCGATATTGATGATTCCGAAACGCTCCACGTCATAGACGGGAGTGAGCACTGCCAGTGTCTCAATGTCGCACCCATTGCAACTTCCGCAGTCGAAGTGCATGACCCAGGGGGACTTGATCCGAGATGATTGGATAAAATTGGATATGAAGTTCATAGTGTCTACCCGTAATACAGCCAAAGCAGGTTAATCAGGGAAAACGTAATGCCTGTTATCCAGGCGGTCCCAAGCATCCAACGCCACGTCATCCGCGAAGTGGTATTGTCGACCAGAATTTCCACGAAATAGGTGATGCCCAGGAGCAGCACCAAGCCGACGACGCTGGTGGACCAGAACAGGGAAAGCAGGCCCAGGATCAGGACGATCTCGAACCAATGGGCGATCTCCACGATGGCCAGATACGGACCTGAGTATTCAGTGTACACGCCTCGGACGATTTCCTGGTGCGCATGGTGCGACGCGGAAATGTCGAAGGGGGACTTGCGCAGCTTGATGGTCAGCGCGATGCCGAGGACCAGGAACAGCAAGGGCAGTTTGAACAACAACGGCTGCTCCATGGCGTACACGGCCTCGATTTTGAAGCTGCCGGTGGTCAGGAAAATGCCGACGATGACCAGGATCAACAACGGCTCATACGCGATGATCTGGAGCAGTTCCCGGTGTGCGCCGATCTGGCTGTACGGCGATGGAACCGTCATCGCGCCGATCACCAGAAATACCGACCCCACGGCCTGGACGAAGAAGATCAGTAACAGGTCCGCCTGGAGAAAAAACAGAACCACGGACGTCACGGCTCCGGCCAGATACAGCAGAGAGCAGAAGGCCAGCCAATGGTTGGCGAGCATGGGCTCCTTGCCCAGCAGCTTCGCGATGTCGTAAAACGGCTGCAAAATAGGAGGTCCAATCCGAGACTGCAACCGAGCCGTGACCCTTCTGTCCACGCCGGTGAGCACGCCGACGGCCAGGGGCGCCAAGAAAAGTCCCGCGATCAATGCCAGAAAAACTTGAACGCTTGTCATGTTAGAGACCCCCTCCGAGCATCAGGAGAATCAGCACCATGGCCGTGGTGTTCACCCAGCGGTTGATGGTGCTTTCGCCGAAAATCTTCTCCAGGTAGTAGTTGGATGTTGCCGGCAAGATGGATTGGCGCAAGGGACCGATATACTCGTTCTCATTATCCGGGGATTGGGCGCCGGACAGATACGGACCGGTGGGCTTGACCTTGCCGGCGACCTTGTAAAAGTAGATGGCCGCGAACAATCCCAGGGCCGCTACGAGAAACAACGGAATGACCGGGAAGGAGCCGCGTTCCATGACCAGAATGCCCCAGGAGGTCCCGGGGACCGCTTCCGGCATGGCCAACGGAAGAATGGAAATAGCCGGATAGATCAGCGAGTTATAGATTGCCGGGGCGTAGAAGGAAAGCAGCAACGCGCCGAGGATGAGTCCGAACAGCGGCAGCCGCGTCATCGCGGGCTGCGACTCTGCGTAGATCCGTCCCTTGAAGGGATAGGTCATGAACAGACCGGCCCAGCGCGCCCAGTAGAGCACGGTCACGGCGCTACCCAGGGCCAGGATGATCACCAGAACGATGTTGTGGGCCGAAGCCTCGATGGCCATCCACTTGCCCAGGAGCATGCCGAAGGGCGGCAGGATCATGGTCAGGGCGCCCAGCACCGCGATGAGCGCGGTCACCGGCATGACGGCGTACAGCCCGCGCATGTCCTCGATATCGCGGCTGGCGATGCGCTGCTCAATGGTCCCCACGCACAGAAAGAGCAGGGCCTTGGTTACGGCGTGAAACATGATCAGGAACATTCCCGCCGCGATGGCGGCCGGGGTGCCCACGCCTGCGCAGGCGATGATCAAACCCAGGTTGCTCACCGTGGAGTAGGCCAGGATTTTCTTGCCGTTGGACTGGCTGATGGCCAGGGCCGCGGCAGCCAGGAAGGTAAAGGCGCCGACAAGGGCCACGGTCGTGGAAAAGAACGTTCCGGAATAGGCAGGTGAAAAGCGCAGGAACAAATACACGCCGGCCTTGACCATGGTCGCGGAGTGCAACAGGGCCGAAGTCGGGGTGGGAGCGACCATGGCGCCGAGCAGCCAGCTCTGGAACGGAAGCTGGGCGGCCTTGGTCAGTCCGGCGAAGCACAGCAATCCGATGGGCAGCAGCAGGAAAGCGGCCTCGGGGGTCATGGCCAGAATCTGCTGAATGTTGACCGTACCCAGATCCAGGGAGATCCAGAGCAGGCCGATCAGCAGAGCCAAGCCGCCAAGACTGTTGATCCACAACGCCCGGAGGGAGTTGGCCTTGGCTTCATCAGTGAGGTCGTGCCGGATCAGCAGAAATGAACACAGCGTGGTGACTTCAAAGAAAAAATAGAAATTTCCAAGATCGTTGGTCAGAACCAATCCGTTCATCGCCCCGAGAAACAGAACCATGACGGCGAAAAACTGCGGCTGACGTGAAGTGGTCAGGTGCAGGTGTTCTTCGTGATTCTTCATGTAGGGCAGAGCGTGAATGACGATGACCGAACCAACGACGCTGACCACGAAAACCATCAGCTTGGCCAGGGGATCGACGAGAAACATGGCTTGCCCGGTGGCCTCGGCCGGGGAAACCAGCTTGAAGACGGCCAAAAGCACGATCTGTGCTCCGGCGAGATAGATGATCAGCCGGTGTTTCGCGCTGAGACCTACCGCTAAGATGATGAACAACACCACGAAATCCAGAAGCACGATCAACGGCTGCGGGTTGATGCCCAGCAGCGTCGACGAAAAGGCGACCGTTTCGTGGGAAAACAAGGCCAGCGAGGAACCCGTCAAGAGAACCGCGGTAGCCAAAACCAAAACCATGCGCAGGGAATCGTTCCGTAGCGCGTAGAGCCCCAGAGCGGCAATGAATGGGACCACTACCAGGATAAACAGGAGGGTATCAGGCATACCTTCTCCAATAGGATAAAAGGGTTAGACAAATTCCTTGGGCTCCAAGTGCTTCGCTGGCCCACAGGTTTCCTCAGTGTCACCTCATCAAAATCTTACGGAACCCTATGCCGGATGGCCATGTTTCCGTCAACCCCAAACCGAATTCTCTGCGGATATGTATATTATTTTCCAGATTGTATAATTTACAATCTACTTATTAATCAAATTGATTCATCAATCTATCTTTTCTGAACTTGCCTTTTCCTGCCTGACGGCGCACAACCACGGCAACTACCCCCCATGGAGGACTTCGTCGTTGTTTAACCCGTTCAACCGCCTGGACTATTCCCCCGAACATCTGCGTCACGGGCTGAAAACCGGCCTGGCGGCGGTCCTGGCATATGCCGTGGTTCATGCTTTCCGTTTGGAATATGGCTTTTGGGGCGTGCTCTCCGCGGTGATCGTCATGCAAGTCAACGTAGCCGATTCGCTGCGGATGTGCTGGTATCGTCTGACCGGGACCGTGATGGGCGCGGCCATCGGCATTCTCACTCTGCTGGCCTTGCCCGGCCCCGGTTGGCCCATGGCTTTGGGCCTGTTTCTTTCAGTGGGCTTTTGCGCCTATATGACCCGGTACAATCCCCGCTTCATGATGGCCGCGATCACCGTGGTGATCATCGTGGTCGCCGGAAGTGAGGAAGAGCACCGCATCCTGTTCGGCCTGCACCGAATCCTGGAAATCGGTATCGGTGTCGGGAGCGCCTTTCTGGTCACGGTCCTGATCTGGCCTCGTCGAGCTGGAAGCACGTTGCGCGAACAACTGCGCACCCAGTTCGCCGAGGCCGCCCGATGCCATGAGATACTGGTGGAAGCGTTTCTCTCCAAGCAGACCACCGTGGATCCGAGCCTTCTGGCGAACCTGTGCGCCGCCTCTCGGCAGGCCAGGGAACTCTTGACCAAGGCGTTACGTCATGAACGGCTGGTATCTTCCGAGGATCTGGACACGCTCAGCCGCCGCGTGACGGCCCTGGAGAACTGCGTGGAGCAGATGCGGACCATGCTTCGCGTGCTCAACGATGTTGACGAGGGGGAAGGCTACGATATCATCATGGCCGCCCAGGTTCGAAACCTGGCCCAGGCCGCCGGCGATGTCATGGTTGCCATAGGCGAAGGACGGAAAGTCGTCCTGAACGATCTGAAGAAGGCGGTGGAAAGCTTTGAAGCCCGCCTGGAGGAGTTGCGGGCCGCCGGGGTGACCAAACGCTTCAACCTGCACAAGCTGCTGCAGGTCTTTTCCTTTCTGCATGCCATGGAGTCCATGGCCAAGGGGCTTTTGAAGACCAGCGGCGTCCGAAGTTGATCCGGTGTTCTCCGCTTGACGTCGGCGCGCCGAATCAGGCCCTCTGCCCGGCAACGAATCCTGACGACCAGGCCCACTGCAGGTTGTATCCGCCCAAGCGTCCGGTCACGTCCAGAACTTCACCGATAAAATAAAGTCCCGGCACGGCCTTGGCTTCCATGGTTTTGGAGGAAACCCCGTCCGTGTCCACGCCGCCCAAGGTCGCCTCGGCTTTGTCCAAGCCTTCCGGTCCAGACGGAAGAAACGGAAAAGCGTGAATCGTCCGTTCCAAAACCAGACGCTGTTTTTTCGGCAGGTTGCCCGCCTGGCCGGACCAGCCGTGACGGCGGCACAACAGTTCCGCCAATCTGGCCGGCAAGGCCGCGGCCAGAGCGTTGCGGATCTCACGACGGGGCGATTGGGCGAGCATTTCGCCGATGTCCCGTCCCGGAAGCAGGTCGATTGCCAGATGTCGCCCCGGCACCCAGTACAGCGAAGCGTCCAGGATCGCGGGACCGGAGATGCCCCGGTGCGTGAACAAGAGGGCGTCTTCAATGCTATCGGGAACTCGAGCCCCTTCCACGACAACCCGAACAGGAAGAGAAATGCCGCTCAATTCCCGACAAAACCCGACCAGGTCCTCCGAGGCCCGCAAGGGAACCAGGCCTGGACGCGCCGGAAAAACCCGCAAGCCGAACTGCTCGGCCAGGCGTAGGCCGAAGTCCGTGGCCCCGATCCGCGGCCAAGCCGGCCCGCCGGTGGCCACTACCAGGGAACGTGAAGCATAGGATCGTGTCCGGCAATGGACATGAAACCCGTTGTCCGTCGCCGAGACCTCGCGGATGGATTCGCCCAGGGCCAAGGAAACTCCGACCTCCTCGGCCTCGCGCAGCAAGGCGGCGACAACCGCCGCCGCGCCGGGCACGCAGAACAGTCGTCCATGATCGGCTTCCACCGCCTCCACCCCGTGCGCGGCCAGAAAGGCCAAGAAACGTTTCGGGGGGTCCTGAGCCAACGCGGACTTCACGAAATGTGGGTTGGCGCAAACATAGTCCTCGGCCCGCACCCGGCGATTGGTCACGTTGCAGCGTCCCCCGCCGGAAATACGCACCTTGCGACCAGGGCGATCCGCATGGTCCACAACCACGACCCTTCGGCCCCGCTTGGCGCACTGGGCCGCGCAGACCAATCCGGAGGCCCCGGCGCCCAGAACCACGACATCGCAATGGGTCATGACGGTGCGACGGCAAACAATGAGCGGATTACTATTCTCCCAGAATGGTCATGCTGGTCACCCGTTCCACAAGCAGGCCCTGGGGTCTGATCAA carries:
- a CDS encoding hydrogenase large subunit codes for the protein MAKTIIPFGPQHPVLPEPIHLSLTVEDEIVTQAVPALGYVHRGLEKLCDIRDYHHMIQVVERVCGICSKIHAMCYCQCLEEMMKIEVPPRAKYLRVIWSELHRVHSHLLWLGLFADAFGFEALFYQLWKIRERVMDINEATTGNRVIVAVNVMGGVRNDLSPEQIRWILSELELVESELKALESTILDDYTVKARTVGIGVLTKEQAYELGAAGPTLRGSGVAQDMRQLKFAAFGDLEFEPIVEYEGDSYARGKVRYRETHQSIDLVRQALHKLPEGPINVKVKGNPEGEGVARVEQPRGELYYYIKGNGTKYLERLRIRTPTFANIPPLAAMLPGIELADVPVVVLSIDPCISCTER
- a CDS encoding NADH-quinone oxidoreductase subunit C; translation: MAEAQTKDKEKIVGILPATDIAGDALKGEVLKLKADGYRFVTMTCVDLDEDHVDLIYAFDRDLEMVHYRLKQPKAQPALSISDILFAAFLVENEIQDQFGICFEGLVLNFENYLYLEKEVARTPFCKYSVIRKESEAQ
- a CDS encoding NADH-quinone oxidoreductase subunit B family protein, whose product is MNFISNFIQSSRIKSPWVMHFDCGSCNGCDIETLAVLTPVYDVERFGIINIGNPKHADVLLVTGTVNHRNKKVLKNLYDQMPKPRAVIAIGACGLTGGVMREAPNVVGGVDKVIPVDVYVPGCPAKPEAIIDGVVKALELFAAKS
- a CDS encoding respiratory chain complex I subunit 1 family protein encodes the protein MTSVQVFLALIAGLFLAPLAVGVLTGVDRRVTARLQSRIGPPILQPFYDIAKLLGKEPMLANHWLAFCSLLYLAGAVTSVVLFFLQADLLLIFFVQAVGSVFLVIGAMTVPSPYSQIGAHRELLQIIAYEPLLILVIVGIFLTTGSFKIEAVYAMEQPLLFKLPLLFLVLGIALTIKLRKSPFDISASHHAHQEIVRGVYTEYSGPYLAIVEIAHWFEIVLILGLLSLFWSTSVVGLVLLLGITYFVEILVDNTTSRMTWRWMLGTAWITGITFSLINLLWLYYG
- a CDS encoding NADH-quinone oxidoreductase subunit 5 family protein; amino-acid sequence: MPDTLLFILVVVPFIAALGLYALRNDSLRMVLVLATAVLLTGSSLALFSHETVAFSSTLLGINPQPLIVLLDFVVLFIILAVGLSAKHRLIIYLAGAQIVLLAVFKLVSPAEATGQAMFLVDPLAKLMVFVVSVVGSVIVIHALPYMKNHEEHLHLTTSRQPQFFAVMVLFLGAMNGLVLTNDLGNFYFFFEVTTLCSFLLIRHDLTDEAKANSLRALWINSLGGLALLIGLLWISLDLGTVNIQQILAMTPEAAFLLLPIGLLCFAGLTKAAQLPFQSWLLGAMVAPTPTSALLHSATMVKAGVYLFLRFSPAYSGTFFSTTVALVGAFTFLAAAALAISQSNGKKILAYSTVSNLGLIIACAGVGTPAAIAAGMFLIMFHAVTKALLFLCVGTIEQRIASRDIEDMRGLYAVMPVTALIAVLGALTMILPPFGMLLGKWMAIEASAHNIVLVIILALGSAVTVLYWARWAGLFMTYPFKGRIYAESQPAMTRLPLFGLILGALLLSFYAPAIYNSLIYPAISILPLAMPEAVPGTSWGILVMERGSFPVIPLFLVAALGLFAAIYFYKVAGKVKPTGPYLSGAQSPDNENEYIGPLRQSILPATSNYYLEKIFGESTINRWVNTTAMVLILLMLGGGL
- a CDS encoding FUSC family protein, which codes for MFNPFNRLDYSPEHLRHGLKTGLAAVLAYAVVHAFRLEYGFWGVLSAVIVMQVNVADSLRMCWYRLTGTVMGAAIGILTLLALPGPGWPMALGLFLSVGFCAYMTRYNPRFMMAAITVVIIVVAGSEEEHRILFGLHRILEIGIGVGSAFLVTVLIWPRRAGSTLREQLRTQFAEAARCHEILVEAFLSKQTTVDPSLLANLCAASRQARELLTKALRHERLVSSEDLDTLSRRVTALENCVEQMRTMLRVLNDVDEGEGYDIIMAAQVRNLAQAAGDVMVAIGEGRKVVLNDLKKAVESFEARLEELRAAGVTKRFNLHKLLQVFSFLHAMESMAKGLLKTSGVRS
- a CDS encoding BaiN/RdsA family NAD(P)/FAD-dependent oxidoreductase; this encodes MTHCDVVVLGAGASGLVCAAQCAKRGRRVVVVDHADRPGRKVRISGGGRCNVTNRRVRAEDYVCANPHFVKSALAQDPPKRFLAFLAAHGVEAVEADHGRLFCVPGAAAVVAALLREAEEVGVSLALGESIREVSATDNGFHVHCRTRSYASRSLVVATGGPAWPRIGATDFGLRLAEQFGLRVFPARPGLVPLRASEDLVGFCRELSGISLPVRVVVEGARVPDSIEDALLFTHRGISGPAILDASLYWVPGRHLAIDLLPGRDIGEMLAQSPRREIRNALAAALPARLAELLCRRHGWSGQAGNLPKKQRLVLERTIHAFPFLPSGPEGLDKAEATLGGVDTDGVSSKTMEAKAVPGLYFIGEVLDVTGRLGGYNLQWAWSSGFVAGQRA